The following proteins are co-located in the Telopea speciosissima isolate NSW1024214 ecotype Mountain lineage chromosome 9, Tspe_v1, whole genome shotgun sequence genome:
- the LOC122640318 gene encoding dormancy-associated protein 1-like: protein MPGSPTTPATPATPLSARKENVWRSVFNPGSNLATKGIGAELFDKPQPNTPTVYDWLYSDDTRSKHR from the exons atgCCAGGGAGCCCAACGACACCGGCAACGCCGGCAACACCGTTGTCTGCTAGAAAAGAGAATGTGTGGAGGAGTGTGTTCAACCCGGGGAGCAACCTAGCCACAAAAGGCATCGGAGCTGAGCTCTTCGACAAGCCCCAACCCAACACCCCTACTGTTTATGACTG GCTTTACAGCGATGACACCCGGAGCAAGCACCGTTGA
- the LOC122640317 gene encoding auxin-repressed 12.5 kDa protein-like, producing MVLLENFWDEVLAGPRPDQGLRRVTTKPLNLKREGKKWMPGSPTTPATPATPFSARKENVWRSVFNPGSNLATKGIGAELFDKPQPNTPTVYDWLYSDDTRSKHR from the exons ATGGTTTTACTAGAAAATTTCTGGGATGAGGTTTTGGCTGGGCCTCGTCCTGATCAGGGGCTGAGGAGAGTCACCACCAAGCCCTTGAACCTTAAAAGAG AGGGAAAGAAATGGATGCCAGGGAGTCCAACGACACCAGCAACGCCGGCGACACCGTTTTCTGCTAGAAAAGAAAATGTGTGGAGGAGTGTGTTCAACCCGGGGAGCAACCTTGCCACCAAAGGCATCGGAGCTGAGCTCTTCGACAAGCCCCAACCCAACACCCCTACTGTTTACGACTG GCTTTACAGCGATGACACCCGGAGCAAGCACCGTTGA